A portion of the Psilocybe cubensis strain MGC-MH-2018 chromosome 10, whole genome shotgun sequence genome contains these proteins:
- a CDS encoding ABC1 family protein C10F6.14c: MSKPYISLLRAAVYPSPLSSESSVDDDDQDHASYRKSGLDNTACISTQVDPRTSSDTVVAMEIYSEDGSALITWDYKSNFTPGKSEQIPELHERVGQRVFDLLSTNGGLYIKFGGRQAIAANAAALPEPIQKQFASLFDDAPQVPYSTIHRVFVNELGQPPSGPNGVFEVFEEKAVASASIAQVHKAKLWPTRDESGRVVDEGKWVAVKVQKPDVAKQMEWDIAAFRSVMWMFEHWAFDLPVYFVVDFIADHLRQELDFVNEARNAQQTADYIAKEPLLRDKVYIPKIYEEYTTKKVMVAEWIDGVRLSDREGVYRLMGEALPKKAQHVPEGTTHTHITAVESSDFLTPSTVSSFHYPAHPLKGGVKSLIETLTELFSAQMFKFGQVHCDPHPGNILIRPSPTNRTQPQVVLLDHGLCVQLPEEFKREWAELWRAMLVGDFSGVKSVAERWGFGPLPDLVASFVMMRPTILRKGREVKKTDSGAEKTRKDGENEDRDNEKKRERMSEYELSLKMKQRLKEFLADTDRMPKVILFLNRNMRIMQGNNASFGSPVNGVKITGYWASKEPTRNTHLTFSERTREWYNHTRFQLSMFSMDFAIWKALVGFWLRTLPARMHARLRRGALPQDDNKKKKMTKEEMEEALREFIVDAMGIDLPDELPDLDL, from the exons ATGTCCAAACCATATATCTCTCTACTACGGGCAGCTGTCTACCCCTCACCTCTGTCGTCAGAAAGTTCAGTGGACGATGACGACCAGGATCATGCTTCGTATAGGAAATCTGGCCTGGACAACACAGC GTGTATCTCCACCCAAGTTGACCCCAGAACATCATCAGACACCGTCGTGGCTATGGAAATATACTCGGAGGATGGG AGCGCCTTGATTACCTGGGATTACAAGTCCAATTTCACGCCGGGCAAGAGCGAGCAGATACCGGAGTTGCACGAACGCGTCGGGCAGCGGGTGTTCGACCTGCTTTCGACCAACGGAGGGTTGTACATCAAATTTGG TGGAAGGCAAGCGATAGCTGCGAACGCAGCGGCGCTCCCAGAGCCGATCCAGAAGCAGTTCGCCAGCCTGTTCGACGACGCACCGCAGGTTCCCTACTCAACCATCCACCGTGTATTTGTAAATGAGTTGGGGCAGCCTCCGAGCGGGCCCAACGGTGTATTTGAGgtatttgaagaaaaggctGTGGCCAGCGCAAGCATCGCGCAAGTGCACAAGGCGAAACTCTGGCCCACGCGCGACGAGAGTGGACGTGTAGTAGACGAGGGAAAGTGGGTTGCAGTAAAGGTACAGAAGCCTGACGTGGCAAAGCAAATGGAGTGGGACATTGCTGCGTTCCGCTCTGTTATGTGGATGTTTGAGCATTGGGCGTTTGATCTGCCCGTATATTTCGTCGTTG ATTTTATTGCAGACCATCTAAGGCAAGAACTGGACTTTGTAAATGAAGCACGAAACGCGCAGCAGACAGCTGATTATATCGCAAAAGAACCGCTCCTGCGGGATAAAGTATACATCCCTAAAATCTACGAAGAATACACGACAAAGAAGGTCATGGTGGCTGAGTGGATTGACGGGGTGCGTCTATCAGATAGGGAAGGTGTATATCGCCTCATGGGCGAAGCTCTGCCGAAGAAAGCACAGCATGTACCGGAGGGGACCACACACACCCATATCACAGCAGTCGAAAGCTCCGATTTTTTAACCCCCTCGACAGTATCGTCGTTCCACTACCCAGCGCACCCCCTCAAAGGCGGCGTCAAATCTCTCATCGAAACCCTCACTGAGCTGTTCTCCGCCCAGATGTTCAAGTTTGGACAGGTGCACTGCGATCCCCACCCGGGCAACATCCTCATACGCCCCTCTCCTACAAACCGCACCCAGCCGCAAGTCGTTCTGCTCGACCATGGGCTGTGTGTGCAGCTTCCTGAAGAATTCAAGAGGGAGTGGGCGGAGCTGTGGCGGGCGATGCTGGTGGGTGATTTTAGTGGAGTGAAGAGTGTTGCGGAGCGATGGGGGTTCGGCCCGTTACCTGATTTGGTGGCGAGCTTTGTGATGATGCGGCCGACGATTTTGAGGAAGGGGAGAGAGGTCAAGAAGACTGATTCAGGGGCAGAGAAAACGAGAAAAGACGGAGAAAACGAGGATAGAGATaacgagaaaaagagagaacgGATGTCAGAGTACGAGCTCAGTctgaagatgaagcagaGGCTGAAGGAATTTTTGGCGGACACGGATCGGATGCCCAAAGTCATTCTGTTTCTGAACAGAAATATGCGGATAATGCAAG GGAACAACGCGTCATTCGGCAGTCCCGTCAACGGCGTCAAAATTACAGGCTACTGGGCTTCGAAGGAGCCCACTCGAAACACTCACCTCACATTCTCCGAGCGCACGCGGGAGTGGTACAACCACACACGTTTCCAGCTCAGCATGTTCAGCATGGACTTCGCCATTTGGAAGGCATTGGTCGGGTTCTGGCTGCGCACACTTCCCGCTCGGATGCACGCTCGGCTGCGTCGTGGTGCGCTGCCGCAGgacgacaacaagaagaaaaagatgacaaaggaggagatggaggaggcACTAAGGGAGTTTATTGTCGACGCCATGGGCATTGATCTGCCGGATGAACTCCCTGACTTGGACCTGTGA